AGGAGAGGCGGGAGACGTGGCGTGGCCGGTCTCGTCGTGCTGTGCCTGGCGGCCCTGGTGCTGTTTACCGTTTACGTCAGGGAGGGCGACGCCGGCCCGCTTCACACGGTCCAGCTCGGGGCCTACGAGGTTCTACGTCCCGTCCGGGAGGCCGTGGGGGCGGCCGCCTCCCCGCTATCCGGGGCGGGCGAGAGGGTGTCGGGCGCGCTTTCGACCGACGAGCAAGACGAGCTCAGGAGCGAGCTGCGCGAGTACCGGGAGCGGGCCGCCGAGGCCGCCGCGCTAGAGGAGGAGAACGAGCGCCTGCGGAGCATGCTCGACGGCGCGAATCCCGGCTACGAGTACGCCCCGCTCGCCGGGGTCATATCTCCGGTAGGGGAGCAGTTCACGGAGCGCATGGTTATAGACGCGGGCTCTGAACAGGGCGTAGAGAGCGGCCAGCCCGTGGTGGTCGGCGAGCGGACGCTGATCGGGAGGACGACCGGCAGGATCACGGCCGAGACTTCTGAGGTGATGCTCGTCGGAGACCCGAACTTCGCCGCCGGGGTGCGCATCGTGCCGCCGCAGGGGGGACGGACGCAGGAGAAGGACACGACAGAGGCGCCGCTAGCCGCGGGGCTTCTCAGGAGCCACTGGCGTGACTCGCTGATCGTGGAGTACGTGGACCGCGACGCCCGGGCCAAGAAGGGAGACTTCGTCGTGACCAGCGGCCGGGTCGGGGAGCGGAGGCTGCTCTTTCCGCCGGGCCTGTTGGCGGGCACCGTGTCCTCGGTGGAATCTGAGGATATAGACCAGTATCAGGAGGTCCGGGTCGAGCCCGCCGAGCGCCCGCAGGACGTACATCAGGTCCGGGTGATACTCGATTGGTAAGCCGGGGCTCGCGTGGGGAAACTTCCAGGGTGTCCCGGACGCCTCCGAGCGTGGACGATGACCGGGGCCCGGTAATTTATCGGGCCTCCACCGCCCGGGCCGTGGCGCTGGTCTCCGTCGGCGCTCTCTCACAGGCCGTGGTCGTGCCCTACCTGGACTTCGGGCTCCTGGCTCCGGCCCTGATGGTGCTGTGCGTGGTCGTGGCGGCCTCCGGCTTGAAGTGGTCCGTGGCGTTGCCGGTCGGGTTCTTCGGCGGGATACTGGTGGATGCCTTCGGGGCCGGGCTCTTCGGGGTCGGCGCCTTGAGCGGCGTTATCGCGGCCGCGATATCCTGCTGGGCGGGGGCGGCGG
Above is a genomic segment from Rubrobacter aplysinae containing:
- the mreC gene encoding rod shape-determining protein MreC; this encodes MAGLVVLCLAALVLFTVYVREGDAGPLHTVQLGAYEVLRPVREAVGAAASPLSGAGERVSGALSTDEQDELRSELREYRERAAEAAALEEENERLRSMLDGANPGYEYAPLAGVISPVGEQFTERMVIDAGSEQGVESGQPVVVGERTLIGRTTGRITAETSEVMLVGDPNFAAGVRIVPPQGGRTQEKDTTEAPLAAGLLRSHWRDSLIVEYVDRDARAKKGDFVVTSGRVGERRLLFPPGLLAGTVSSVESEDIDQYQEVRVEPAERPQDVHQVRVILDW